One Pecten maximus chromosome 16, xPecMax1.1, whole genome shotgun sequence DNA window includes the following coding sequences:
- the LOC117345385 gene encoding uncharacterized protein LOC117345385 → MPQVTNLRLIRDKNNSPIGKGTLHNALVNISTSIRDRAVKLNALENDRLKRINRMYDKSRRHSEYLSAQVLQRTQKSLQDLNAYQYVLNNEYRVSQFKTMDPRFTRECAQTPRTTRRYNLETRIYNTGYGMKSFRPEINRRIRQTDPARVTKIFKKVLLEKFKNESDLVINRKISHSGFYRMLEDRNNLKDYTYHRLKSSVRFDDELNSQIDPKELEPEVNEDKQD, encoded by the coding sequence ATGCCACAGGTTACAAATCTCCGGCTCATACGGGATAAAAACAATTCCCCTATAGGGAAGGGAACCCTACATAACGCATTGGTCAATATATCAACCTCCATCCGTGACAGAGCAGTTAAACTGAACGCTCTAGAAAACGACAGATTGAAACGCATCAATAGAATGTATGACAAGAGTAGACGTCATAGTGAATATTTATCTGCCCAGGTCCTACAGAGAACGCAAAAATCGCTGCAGGACCTCAACGCATATCAGTATGTACTCAACAACGAATACAGGGTATCCCAATTCAAGACCATGGATCCAAGATTCACCCGGGAATGTGCTCAAACACCGCGTACCACTCGGCGGTATAATCTGGAGACTAGGATATATAATACCGGCTACGGTATGAAGTCATTCAGACCGGAAATAAATAGACGAATTCGCCAAACTGATCCAGCTCGAGtaaccaaaatatttaaaaaggtTTTACTTGAGAAATTTAAAAACGAAAGTGACTTGGTTATTAATCGCAAGATATCCCATTCTGGATTTTATAGAATGTTGGAGGatagaaataatttgaaagacTATACTTATCACCGATTGAAAAGCAGTGTACGATTTGATGACGAACTTAACTCCCAGATTGACCCAAAAGAACTGGAACCCGAAGTGAATGAGGATAAACAAGACTGA